The proteins below come from a single Dehalococcoidia bacterium genomic window:
- a CDS encoding alkaline phosphatase family protein: MSHLRSDRGGNAKLTDQTDVHRLLRRFEEGSLLRPSAASPNIVDLSRALAHVAGADTVDLTPTARKLAALIGDPDHLIFILADGLGMNLVERLPRDNILAAAVVDELRTVFPSTSSVALTSLATGTWPNLHGVTGQWTHLPEAEAAAGLLQFATRAGGRSLASLGITVSQAFPIPSVYAALRRDTIALFPDNLVNSVSSAYFTGERVRGGYRALTDAVDFLVDRIARACEPTYSYLYAPQIDLEAHYHGVFHPMVGTAIAELSRQVERLARSLNGRSRIVITADHGLLDTPVTARHYLRPSAGLFEALRFPPSGDSRVLYLHVRDGAADRVRAWFHHHYGSRFLVISTDEAERLELFGPGPLSSHTRARLGDLIVISTGTDVIEYAPGKVDRFAALVSHHSGLTPSEMRVPFIVI; encoded by the coding sequence ATGTCGCACCTGAGATCTGACCGAGGGGGGAACGCCAAACTGACCGACCAGACTGATGTCCACCGGCTGCTGCGACGATTTGAGGAAGGGTCTCTGCTGCGCCCCAGCGCCGCGTCCCCGAACATCGTTGACCTTTCGCGGGCGCTGGCTCACGTCGCCGGAGCCGACACCGTTGACCTGACCCCGACCGCGCGTAAGCTCGCCGCCCTCATTGGCGACCCGGATCATTTGATTTTCATTCTAGCGGATGGGCTCGGGATGAACCTGGTGGAGCGGCTGCCGCGGGACAACATTCTCGCCGCAGCAGTCGTCGACGAACTGCGGACTGTCTTCCCCTCCACCTCCTCGGTGGCGCTCACCTCGCTTGCGACCGGCACCTGGCCCAACCTCCACGGCGTGACCGGGCAATGGACCCACCTGCCCGAGGCGGAGGCGGCAGCGGGGCTCCTTCAGTTCGCGACCCGCGCGGGCGGCCGCTCCCTCGCCAGTCTCGGGATTACCGTCTCTCAAGCGTTTCCAATTCCATCGGTCTATGCGGCGCTGCGGCGGGACACCATCGCGCTTTTCCCCGACAACTTGGTCAACAGTGTCTCATCTGCCTACTTCACGGGAGAGCGAGTTCGCGGCGGCTATCGGGCGCTGACCGATGCAGTCGATTTTCTGGTCGACCGCATCGCCCGAGCGTGCGAACCAACCTACAGCTATCTCTACGCGCCCCAGATCGATCTCGAAGCGCATTACCACGGGGTCTTTCATCCGATGGTCGGAACCGCCATCGCCGAACTGAGCCGTCAGGTCGAACGGCTCGCACGCAGCCTCAACGGTCGGAGCCGGATCGTGATCACGGCCGACCACGGTCTCCTCGACACGCCGGTGACGGCCCGCCACTATCTGCGGCCGTCCGCCGGCCTTTTCGAAGCTCTGCGCTTTCCTCCCTCAGGCGATAGCCGGGTGCTCTACCTCCATGTCCGCGATGGAGCGGCTGACCGGGTGCGGGCTTGGTTCCATCACCATTACGGCTCGCGATTCTTGGTGATTTCAACTGACGAAGCAGAGCGCCTCGAACTGTTTGGGCCCGGCCCGCTGAGCAGCCACACCCGCGCCCGCCTCGGCGACCTGATCGTCATCTCGACCGGCACCGACGTCATCGAATATGCCCCCGGAAAAGTGGACCGGTTCGCCGCTCTTGTCTCCCATCACTCTGGGCTGACGCCGTCGGAAATGCGGGTACCGTTCATTGTGATCTAA
- a CDS encoding thiamine pyrophosphate-binding protein, whose product MSGDEQASFQVIHGVTDALAAEGVEVVFGVVGAVIDRMMLDWVTRHRRRYIAARHEQGAVHMADGYARATGRVGVAVVAQGPGLTNAATALTAARLSRTPLVVIAADKPAGSRLGNMDIDQPPIILATAGALQPISTPATAAEEIQLAFRHARLGQGPIVLQLSYDVAEQPLPAGWRYEPAERVLPERQAPLPDPRLVAEVAQLAERSERPVILAGRGAIRAGARDALIALADRIGAVLSTTLFARGWFDGHPFNVGLAGGFAPEDARAILNESDLVLAFGAALTHYTLDAGRLFPEATLVQIDTDPAAIGAITRVDRAIIADARATAHALAEALGPGARRGWRSEELALRIAAIDPWREGSFAGSPGYLDRRLVVQIADELLPANRLLVVDIGHFMGLPAAHLRTPHPDDLLFPWRLGAIGTALPEAIGAAVGRPDRLTVLFIGDGGLMMTVAELESAARQRIPLLVICEDDGGYGAERVLFQTRGEPTFLSDFDNPDFAAIAAAMGCRAFNVASAEEYRRVLAGLGTIDGPVFIAVKIDPNQRDPRMERGHQGAGASIRRR is encoded by the coding sequence ATGAGCGGCGATGAGCAGGCCTCGTTTCAGGTCATCCACGGCGTGACAGATGCGCTTGCGGCGGAAGGCGTCGAGGTGGTCTTCGGCGTCGTCGGAGCTGTCATCGACCGGATGATGCTCGACTGGGTGACACGCCACCGCCGGCGATACATTGCGGCGCGGCATGAGCAAGGGGCGGTTCACATGGCCGACGGCTACGCGCGCGCGACGGGGCGAGTGGGGGTCGCCGTGGTCGCCCAAGGCCCCGGGCTGACAAATGCGGCCACCGCCCTTACCGCGGCGCGGCTGTCGCGGACGCCTCTCGTCGTCATCGCCGCGGATAAGCCCGCCGGCAGCCGACTCGGGAACATGGACATCGACCAGCCCCCGATCATCCTCGCAACCGCCGGGGCGCTCCAGCCGATCTCAACCCCCGCCACCGCCGCCGAAGAGATTCAGCTCGCCTTCCGCCACGCCCGTCTCGGGCAGGGGCCGATTGTGCTCCAGCTCAGCTATGACGTCGCTGAGCAGCCGCTGCCTGCGGGCTGGCGCTATGAGCCGGCGGAGCGAGTGCTGCCGGAGCGGCAAGCTCCGCTCCCCGACCCTCGGCTCGTTGCCGAGGTGGCCCAGCTGGCGGAACGCAGCGAGCGTCCCGTCATCCTTGCCGGCCGCGGCGCCATCCGCGCCGGCGCTCGCGACGCCTTGATCGCCCTCGCCGACCGGATCGGAGCGGTGCTTTCGACGACGTTATTCGCCCGCGGCTGGTTCGACGGGCATCCCTTTAACGTGGGGCTGGCCGGCGGGTTTGCTCCCGAAGACGCTCGCGCCATTCTCAACGAGTCCGACCTCGTGCTCGCGTTTGGGGCAGCGCTCACGCACTACACGCTCGACGCTGGACGTCTCTTTCCGGAGGCAACGCTTGTCCAGATCGACACCGACCCGGCTGCTATCGGCGCGATAACGCGGGTCGACCGCGCCATCATCGCCGACGCCCGCGCAACGGCGCACGCTCTGGCCGAGGCGCTCGGGCCGGGCGCGCGCCGAGGCTGGCGCAGCGAAGAATTGGCGCTGCGGATCGCGGCAATCGACCCCTGGCGCGAAGGCTCCTTCGCGGGATCGCCCGGCTACCTCGACCGGCGGCTCGTGGTGCAGATCGCCGACGAGCTGCTACCGGCTAATCGGTTGCTCGTCGTCGACATCGGTCACTTCATGGGCCTGCCCGCCGCGCACCTGCGGACGCCCCATCCCGATGACCTGCTCTTCCCGTGGCGACTGGGCGCCATCGGCACAGCGCTTCCGGAGGCGATCGGCGCGGCAGTCGGCCGGCCCGACCGGCTGACTGTCCTCTTCATCGGCGACGGCGGCCTGATGATGACAGTGGCAGAACTCGAAAGCGCCGCCCGACAGCGCATTCCGCTTCTGGTGATCTGCGAAGACGACGGCGGCTACGGCGCGGAGCGCGTTCTCTTCCAGACGCGCGGCGAGCCGACCTTCCTGAGCGACTTCGACAACCCCGACTTTGCGGCAATTGCCGCGGCGATGGGATGCCGTGCCTTCAATGTTGCCAGCGCAGAGGAGTATCGCCGGGTTTTAGCAGGGCTCGGCACGATCGACGGCCCCGTTTTCATCGCCGTCAAAATCGACCCGAACCAACGCGACCCGCGAATGGAGCGCGGGCATCAGGGCGCGGGGGCGAGCATTCGCCGGCGATGA